A DNA window from Vigna unguiculata cultivar IT97K-499-35 chromosome 10, ASM411807v1, whole genome shotgun sequence contains the following coding sequences:
- the LOC114166727 gene encoding serine/threonine protein phosphatase 2A 55 kDa regulatory subunit B beta isoform isoform X2 yields the protein MNGGDEVVAAPAGPPQPLEWKFSQVFGERTAGEEVQEVDIISAIEFDKSGDHLATGDRGGRVVLFERTDTKDHRGSRRDLERMDYSISRHPEFRYKTEFQSHEPEFDYLKSLEIEEKINKIKWCQTANGALFLLSTNDKTIKYWKVQEKKVKKISDMNVDPKAMGNGSIASSSSSSSSRSFLANGVSPDGPYNYLSNDFSFPPGGIPSLRLPLVTSHETSLVARCRRVYAHAHDYHINSISNNSDGETFISADDLRINLWNLEISNQSFNIVDVKPANMEDLTEVITSAEFHPTHCNTLAYSSSKGSIRLVDLRQSALCDSHAKLFEEQEAPGSRSFFTEIIASISDIKFGKDGRYILSRDYMTLKLWDINMDSGPVATFQVHEYLRPKLCDLYENDSIFDKFECCLSGDGLRVSTGSYSNLFRVFGCVPGSTEATTLEASKNPMRRQVPTPSRPSRSLGNSITRVVRRGAESTGVDANGNSFDFTTKLLHLAWHPTENSIACAAANSLYMYYA from the exons ATGAACGGTGGTGATGAGGTCGTGGCAGCTCCGGCGGGTCCACCGCAGCCGTTGGAGTGGAAATTCTCTCAGGTTTTCGGGGAACGTACGGCGGGGGAGGAAGTTCAGGAAG TGGACATTATTTCTGCTATTGAGTTTGACAAGTCTGGTGATCATCTTGCTACCGGTGATCGAGGTGGTCGAGTAGTTCTCTTTGAGAGAACAGATACAAAAGAT CATCGTGGATCAAGAAGGGATTTGGAGAGGATGGACTATTCTATTAGTAGACATCCTGAGTTCCGTTATAAAACAGAGTTTCAGAGTCATGAGCCTGAG TTTGACTATCTTAAGAGCTTGGaaatagaagagaaaattaacaaaatcaaatgGTGTCAAACCGCCAATGGTGCTTTATTCCTTCTATCTACAAATGATAAAACCATCAAATATTGGAAG GTTCAAGAAAAGAAGGTCAAGAAAATTTCTGACATGAACGTCGATCCTAAAGCAATGGGAAATGGCTCTATTGCGAGTTCAAGTAGTTCCAGTAGCTCTAGATCATTTCTTGCAAATGGAGTATCTCCAGATGGACCATACAATTATTTAAGCAACGATTTCTCATTTCCACCAGGAGGCATACCTTCACTAAGATTACCATTG GTAACCAGCCATGAGACGAGTTTGGTGGCTCGATGCCGAAGAGTATATGCCCACGCACATGATTATCATATTAATTCTATTTCAAATAACAG CGATGGCGAAACTTTCATATCAGCTGATGATTTACGAATAAATCTTTGGAACTTGGAAATTAGCAATCAAAGTTTTAATATTGTTGATGTAAAGCCTGCAAATATGGAGGATCTGACTG AGGTTATAACATCAGCAGAATTTCACCCTACACATTGTAATACATTGGCATATAGCAGTTCAAAGGGTTCAATTCGTCTTGTTGACTTGCGGCAGTCAGCATTATGTGATTCTCATGCCAAACT ATTTGAGGAACAGGAGGCCCCTGGATCCCGATCATTTTTCACAGAGATTATTGCTTCTATATCGGACATAAAATTCGGAAAGGATGGAAGATATATACTTAGTCGTGATTACATGACCCTAAAG TTATGGGACATCAATATGGATTCTGGCCCAGTTGCTACATTCCAAGTTCATGAGTATTTAAGGCCAAAG CTTTGTGATTTATatgaaaatgattcaatttttgaTAAGTTTGAGTGTTGTCTAAGTGGTGATGGATTGCGAGTTTCAACTGGCTCTTACAG CAATCTATTCCGTGTGTTTGGTTGTGTTCCTGGAAGTACCGAGGCTACAACTTTGGAAGCCAGTAAAAATCCAATGAG ACGTCAAGTTCCAACCCCTTCAAGGCCTTCTAGATCACTGGGAAACAGTATAACAAGAGTTGTAAGACGTG GAGCAGAAAGCACTGGAGTTGATGCAAATGGGAATTCTTTTGATTTCACTACAAAGTTGCTGCACTTAGCATGGCACCCAACTGAGAATTCAATTGCTTGTGCTGCTGCAAATAGCTTATACATGTACTATGCCTGA
- the LOC114166727 gene encoding serine/threonine protein phosphatase 2A 55 kDa regulatory subunit B beta isoform isoform X1: MNGGDEVVAAPAGPPQPLEWKFSQVFGERTAGEEVQEVDIISAIEFDKSGDHLATGDRGGRVVLFERTDTKDHRGSRRDLERMDYSISRHPEFRYKTEFQSHEPEFDYLKSLEIEEKINKIKWCQTANGALFLLSTNDKTIKYWKVQEKKVKKISDMNVDPKAMGNGSIASSSSSSSSRSFLANGVSPDGPYNYLSNDFSFPPGGIPSLRLPLVVTSHETSLVARCRRVYAHAHDYHINSISNNSDGETFISADDLRINLWNLEISNQSFNIVDVKPANMEDLTEVITSAEFHPTHCNTLAYSSSKGSIRLVDLRQSALCDSHAKLFEEQEAPGSRSFFTEIIASISDIKFGKDGRYILSRDYMTLKLWDINMDSGPVATFQVHEYLRPKLCDLYENDSIFDKFECCLSGDGLRVSTGSYSNLFRVFGCVPGSTEATTLEASKNPMRRQVPTPSRPSRSLGNSITRVVRRGAESTGVDANGNSFDFTTKLLHLAWHPTENSIACAAANSLYMYYA; this comes from the exons ATGAACGGTGGTGATGAGGTCGTGGCAGCTCCGGCGGGTCCACCGCAGCCGTTGGAGTGGAAATTCTCTCAGGTTTTCGGGGAACGTACGGCGGGGGAGGAAGTTCAGGAAG TGGACATTATTTCTGCTATTGAGTTTGACAAGTCTGGTGATCATCTTGCTACCGGTGATCGAGGTGGTCGAGTAGTTCTCTTTGAGAGAACAGATACAAAAGAT CATCGTGGATCAAGAAGGGATTTGGAGAGGATGGACTATTCTATTAGTAGACATCCTGAGTTCCGTTATAAAACAGAGTTTCAGAGTCATGAGCCTGAG TTTGACTATCTTAAGAGCTTGGaaatagaagagaaaattaacaaaatcaaatgGTGTCAAACCGCCAATGGTGCTTTATTCCTTCTATCTACAAATGATAAAACCATCAAATATTGGAAG GTTCAAGAAAAGAAGGTCAAGAAAATTTCTGACATGAACGTCGATCCTAAAGCAATGGGAAATGGCTCTATTGCGAGTTCAAGTAGTTCCAGTAGCTCTAGATCATTTCTTGCAAATGGAGTATCTCCAGATGGACCATACAATTATTTAAGCAACGATTTCTCATTTCCACCAGGAGGCATACCTTCACTAAGATTACCATTGGTA GTAACCAGCCATGAGACGAGTTTGGTGGCTCGATGCCGAAGAGTATATGCCCACGCACATGATTATCATATTAATTCTATTTCAAATAACAG CGATGGCGAAACTTTCATATCAGCTGATGATTTACGAATAAATCTTTGGAACTTGGAAATTAGCAATCAAAGTTTTAATATTGTTGATGTAAAGCCTGCAAATATGGAGGATCTGACTG AGGTTATAACATCAGCAGAATTTCACCCTACACATTGTAATACATTGGCATATAGCAGTTCAAAGGGTTCAATTCGTCTTGTTGACTTGCGGCAGTCAGCATTATGTGATTCTCATGCCAAACT ATTTGAGGAACAGGAGGCCCCTGGATCCCGATCATTTTTCACAGAGATTATTGCTTCTATATCGGACATAAAATTCGGAAAGGATGGAAGATATATACTTAGTCGTGATTACATGACCCTAAAG TTATGGGACATCAATATGGATTCTGGCCCAGTTGCTACATTCCAAGTTCATGAGTATTTAAGGCCAAAG CTTTGTGATTTATatgaaaatgattcaatttttgaTAAGTTTGAGTGTTGTCTAAGTGGTGATGGATTGCGAGTTTCAACTGGCTCTTACAG CAATCTATTCCGTGTGTTTGGTTGTGTTCCTGGAAGTACCGAGGCTACAACTTTGGAAGCCAGTAAAAATCCAATGAG ACGTCAAGTTCCAACCCCTTCAAGGCCTTCTAGATCACTGGGAAACAGTATAACAAGAGTTGTAAGACGTG GAGCAGAAAGCACTGGAGTTGATGCAAATGGGAATTCTTTTGATTTCACTACAAAGTTGCTGCACTTAGCATGGCACCCAACTGAGAATTCAATTGCTTGTGCTGCTGCAAATAGCTTATACATGTACTATGCCTGA
- the LOC114166035 gene encoding dof zinc finger protein DOF3.1-like: MQDPTAFQGLKHPQFPEQEQLKCPRCDSSNTKFCYYNNYNLSQPRHFCKNCRRYWTKGGALRNIPVGGGSRKSTKRSSASKRSSAPASSAVSEADPTRICTNPVQQDPRGLNIGGTFSSLLASSGHFGTLLEGLNPTGSGLKMGEFVEGVSSDPDSGSNPGLQLQSNGSSEGFLGMQNGESSTCWNGAHGWSDLAIYTPRPSFQ; the protein is encoded by the coding sequence ATGCAAGATCCGACAGCATTCCAAGGTTTGAAGCATCCTCAGTTTCCGGAACAAGAACAACTGAAATGCCCGCGTTGTGACTCCTCGAACACCAAATTCTGCTACTACAACAACTACAACCTCTCTCAGCCGCGCCACTTTTGCAAGAACTGCAGAAGGTACTGGACAAAGGGTGGTGCTTTGAGAAACATCCCTGTCGGGGGTGGAAGCAGAAAGAGCACAAAACGTTCATCAGCCTCGAAACGCTCGTCTGCGCCGGCTTCCTCTGCGGTTTCTGAGGCTGACCCGACCCGGATTTGCACCAACCCGGTTCAGCAAGACCCTCGGGGGCTCAACATTGGTGGCACCTTCAGTTCCCTGTTGGCTTCGTCTGGCCACTTTGGAACCCTCTTGGAGGGTCTGAATCCAACTGGGTCGGGTCTCAAAATGGGTGAATTTGTGGAGGGTGTGAGTTCTGACCCGGATTCGGGTTCAAACCCGGGTTTGCAGCTTCAGAGTAATGGGAGTTCAGAGGGTTTTCTGGGTATGCAGAATGGGGAATCATCAACCTGTTGGAATGGTGCTCATGGCTGGTCTGATCTTGCAATATACACACCTCGCCCAAGttttcaatag